The genomic window cataatattaagaaaaactgaCCAAAGCTTTCTCATGTGAAGAACAACAAACCTACGAAGGAGGCCAAAAACGAAACGCAGGGCCCGCCCTCTCCCTAACAGCCCCTCACTGCTCAGGTCGTGAAGATGTCAACCAAGGGCCAGGCCGACCCAGCTCCAAAAAGGCCGTCGTGAACTTCCCCGAGCTCGCCGAGTCTTCCCCGCTCCGGCCTCCGCCTGGCTCCCGGCTCCTAAGGCCTTCACGTGGCCAAAAGTCCACGCCCACTGGGCCCAGTTCAGGCGTCGGGCCCGCAGGGCCTGCTCTCTCCGGGGACCAAAGGCCTTCAACGGATAGTAGACCTGATCGCAGGTGGGCGCCCTAAGGCCCCGGGGCTCCGCGCTGGCAATGTGGGCCCGCAGACCTCACAAGAACCGGAGAGCGGTTCCCAGGGAGCCAATCAGGCCGCCCGGGCCTGCATGACACAGCACGATCTGGCCCAGGCCCCGACCCAGGCCCAACGCAAGCCCGGCCTAGGGGGCGCGCGGGTGCGCAGCCAGGCCCAGACCGGACCGCGGCCCCTCATCCCCCcgcttctcccctctctccctccttccttgtctCCACCTCTCAGACGCGCCCACGGCCAGGCTCGGCCGGGCCTACCCAGCGCGGCGAGTCCCCAGGTGCGCGCACCCgcagcgggcgggcgggcgcgcgcaCACACTCACTCAGCTCCAGAGGCCATGGCGCGCGCCTCTCCCGGCCGGCGGCTGTGGCGGCCCGCGGGTAACGGCTACGAGGGGTGGCAGGCGACCGACTGGGCCGGGGCTCGGCTCTCCCTGGCAGGGGGGCGAGCAGCGGCGACAAACCCGCAGGCGGCCTCCTTCTCGCCTCCTCCTAGAGGCACCGGGGCGGTGGGCGGGCGGTATACACTGGCTCCTAATCCGGGAGGGGGCAGCGGCAGCGACGACTCAAACGACGGCTGCAGACGCTGCGCTGAGACTGAACCGAGAAGAGCCGAATCATCGGAAGGAGAGGTGCTTTCACCTCAGCCAATCAGCGCCTGCCCTGGGGACTCCCGCCCGCCTCTCCGCGCCTCTCCCCAGCAACCCGCGGACCAGAGCCAATCAGGAAATTCGCCTGCGGCCTGGCTCCCGCCTCAGGGATGCAACACGCCTAGTAACGCCACGTCAATTGGCCGCAGCGCTACGCTTCCTCGACGGATTGGGACTCGCGACCAATCAACGAAAAGGATAGAGCCAGAGCGACTGGCGAAAGAAGGGCCTTTAATCCCCGGGAGGCGGACTCTCCCACTTGGCTCCAGTTCATTGGCTCCTGATCTTATCCTGTTCAAGAACCTGGCACAATAGATTGAACCCTTGTATTAGTCTACTCCTATTGCAGTGATAACCTACACGCTCATTTTCTTCCCAAACCTAAGGATCTACCCTTACCCTTCTCCTGTGTCCAAAACTGTCTCTAGCCATCCCTGCTCTGAACCCTTTGGCAACCCAACTCTTAATCCACTCCACCCTATTGTCTTGGCACCCTCTGGTAACTCTAATCCCATAGGCTTTACAGTTCTTCAGGGCTTGGAGGTATATGCTTCCTCTTACCACTCAGCCTTTAAGTTAATAGCTTGAGGGGGAGGGCACTCAAGTCCAAAAAAAGGTCAAAAGGCAACCACAGAACACAGTAGATGCCATAGAACCCAAAGCAGCAATAAAATTGCATGCTGAGACCTGAAATCCTTGGGGCCCAAATGGTGAGCTAGCCCTAAATTCAATAATCATCTTTGGCACCACACTGATTAAATTAATCCATCCTTCATCCCCTATCCACACTGACATGGTTGACTGAAGGCAGAAATTTGGGACTGGAGTGGGGAGTCACTCAGAGACTcagaagtctgcttgtccttccccTCTAAAGATGAATCAAATACCTGCCCTTGTCCTGAAAGCCCTGTCCAGACCACCTTCCAGACCCAGCTCCACTCTTTGTCAACTTGCACAAGATCCTGGGCTTTGGCGCTCTGGCTTTTAGGCAACAGATAGAACCAAAGCCACTGCAAGGATTCCTGTGGCCCCTTCTACCAAGAACTCAATCTCATAAGGTAGATGATGTTCGGAGAGGACATCTTAGATGACCAGCACTGAATCAGGCAGCTGTGAGCCTTCCCACTCAAGTATATGTAGTAGGCAAACAAGAGATAAATACGAGATTTTACTCAActtgagaaaagggaaaacaggaaaaaggtGTCATAAGCAAAGTTAATGCTTTTTTGGTGACAAAGGGGCTTCCTCTGGAACCAGAATGGCAGTAACTAGGCCAAATTTTGCAGGACTACTACCAATCTCTCCAATGCCAGAATTATACAGGAATGATTAGTTTCACCCACATTCCCCAAGAATGGTAAAGCAGAAAGCCCTCCCCATGGAGAAAAGGGTCACTGGAGCCCCAGCTCAGGCTCTTTAAAATGTGGCAGCTACAGGTCACAAGGCTCCGGCAGAGATGTCCGAAATTCCTCAAGAAGGGTTTCACGGTCAGGGTAACAAATCCAGCCCAAACAGGTTTCTAGGTACAGGGGGAGAGACCTGGAGAACAAAAAGAGTAATGTCTAAGGATGAAGGAGAGGCATAAGGTTGGACAAACATTCCCTCCCTTTCATTCATCACCATCCCCAACagactccaggactccaggatgccAACTGCCCTGAGCCCCAAGCCCTCAGGCCTCAGGCTCACCATGCAGCATTCTCCTGTGGCAACTTAGTTTGGGCCTCTAGCCTCCACCAGAGAGCAGAGGCCTCATCCCTCCGATCCATCTTCCTCAGAGTCTGAAGCAGGTGAAATGAAGCATCTTGATTACCTGTAGCCCCACCCCAGGGTAGAGAGGCTTAGAACCTGACACAGcttttcaggtcatgatctcagagtcctgggatcaagcccctcatggggttccctgcttagcagggagcctgcttctccctttccttcctgcttgtgctctctctcactatctctctctcaaataagtaaaatattaaaaaaagaaaaaaaagaacttgacaCAGCCTTAAGCATCATTTTATAAAAGGAGCAACTGAGGCCTAGAGCAGAGAAGTATCTTTTCTACAGTCACACATAGAACCAGagggtagggcagccccggtggcacagcggtttagcgccacctgcagcctggggtgtgatcctggagacccgcgatcgagtcccacatcaggcttcctgtatggagcctgcttcttctgcctgtgtctctgcccctctctctctctctatgaataaataaaatattaaaaaaaaaaaaaaaaaaaggaaccagggggtagagggacacctgggtggttcagcagttgaccatctgcctttggttcagggcatgatcccagggtctggggatcgagtcccacatcaggctccccacaaggaacctacttttccctcttcctctgcctctgtgtgtctctcatgaataaataaataaaatcttatttaaaaataaaaaccaggggGTAGATCAGTCCCAACCATTCTTATCCTTGCATACTGCCTGCCCAAGACAAAGGGCTCAGctgaccctgcttctccccagcATACTCCCAGCGCAGTTATGATCTTTGTGTCTGAGGACATTGAGAAGACTGAGGAACTCCTGAGAACCTTCATACACACTTGCATATGTCTTCAAACCTAGGTATATCCCTAGGTACATACAGTACAACCCTATTCATCCCCTTCTATCTGGGAACATCACTCTCCCACTAATTCCCAAGTACCTCCCCCATGGACCTCTCTGCCCTCGTGCATCTGGGCATAGCTGATgccacacaaatacacatacctGGGCACATCTGCACACCAAGGAGGAAGTCCTGTAGGGCTCTGGTGTCTTGGCCACTGGCTACCCATTGCAGTCCACGACTAATCAGGGCAGCTGCCCGAAGCTGTGGTAGTGCCACATCTGACATACACCCCTGCTCACCGTTGGAAGCAGGCCCTAGGGACCACCCCAAAAGTCAAAAAATGTGTCCCTGCCATATAATCACCGAAACCCCAAGTACTCCTCTTACTCTTCTTGTGTCTGGAGTCCCTTTCTTTTAAGTCTCCTGGTAGGCTAGGATGCATGGAAAGGCAACACATTCACCATACCCACtttgggagggaagaggaaaattaaaagtcTAGATCACCTTGTTCTTTGTCCTTAGGTGTGGTCCGGAAAAGCAGCTCAAGGCACCTGAAGTGGGATACAGAATAGGGGTGAAGAGGAGTCAACCTCAGAAATTCTGGGGTGAGTAGGTAAGAAGGAGCTTACCAACTCAGGTCCCAATCAGCAAATTATCCCACCATACTTCCCCTCGGATCCTCGTTGGCTTCCTGGGCTCACCGGCTAAATTCACTAATTGCCTCTTTTTGGGCCCCCAGCTGCACCCAGGCTTGACCCTGAAGCAGGTAGGTGGCAGAAACCCAGGATGGGCAGTGTGGTgacttctttgttccttttttatcatCTTCCCACAGCTGGGGCATCTTGGGAAGCAGAGATGACGTGCGGCTGAGCAGCTCCTCACATACGGTCAAGGCATCCTGGGCTCGGCCTGCCTGGATCAGCGCTGCTGCTGCCTCTAAGAACACCTCAGGCATACAGGGCCCTGGGTGGGTAGGAGGTGGGGAGaactggggtgggaggaggatgcAGTGTCTTAAAGAGGCATTAGCCATCCCCAACCTCTTCAACCAGGCTCTGGTACCACACAGAGACCACCCATTGCTTGCTACACTGGACCCTTTGCTCTGGGAACCTTCCTGGTCTGGCCTTCCAACTTggacagaaaagcagaaataaaaagagaaaacagcagtCCTGCTGTACTCCAAAGGAGACTCCAACCCTCCTACCCAATTATAGAGAACCTTGACGATATACTCACCTTTGGCTCTGAGTCAGACAGCAACAGAGCCAGCAGATCCAAGTAATGCTCTGCAGCGTCCTCAGCCCTGAGGAGTCAGAGCCCATTAGCTTCACCTTAGGCTATTAGTAGGGGTCCTTCAAGGGCTCTTAGCTAACAAAGGGATGCTCAAGGGCCCTGGGGAATGGGGAGAGTGGGGTCTTGGGGCTCCAATCCCAGCTCATATGGATCCACCCTCCTTACAGAATGGATTTGGgagatttcagtattttaaagatgcaAGAGCTTGGTGTCTGAGTGAAGAGTCTTAAGTTCAGGTCCACCAGGAGATTGAGGAACGGGAACCTATGATCTACCACTGACTTGTCCATATAGCTTACTTGCAACAGAAGCAGACTCACACCCCAGGGAAGACATCAGAAATGGGAAGAGAAGCTCAGATGAGCAAGGCAGTGGAACCTTACCTTCCTACCTGTAAGCATCGGCTTGCTAGCAAGTACTTGGCCTGGCTCTGTGTGCCACAATGAAGGGGTGAGCCTGGGTTAGGTTGGGGGAGTAGTAACTCTACTTCAATGAGAAGCTGGGGGGCTTCAGAACTGTGAGTAACATTCAAGGCCTAaaagggacaaaaagaaaaaagtacatctATATGTCTATAATCTTTGGGAgccatattttcttctgtttacaaCTTGATTAGCCTTCCTAACACAAGCACCTCAGCAATCCCTATATCTTCAGTTCCTTACCTCAACCAACAGCTCCAGACTCTCCAGCTCTGCTGCTGTGTTCCCCAGTTGCCGATATAGCCTGGAGGCTTCCAGAAGCGGAAGACCCCAGGTTGATCCCTCTTTCAGGGCTGCAACCAAGTACAGCAGAGCTCTTTGTGGATTGCCCTAGAGGGGTGAGAGGACACAGGCTTCAGCTACCCTCACAAAGCAGAAAGCTGTCTATAACACCCATAGTTTCCCTAACCCACCCTAGCACTGTCTTTACCATCTTATGGAGACAGGTCCCCAGGGCCGTGTACACCTGGACCAACACAGGCCGTGAGCACAGACCTGAGGCTGCTTCTTGCAGACTGCTCAGTGCCCTGGGCAGGCTTCCTGTGATCAGCTCCTGGAGGCCTGATGACAATCAGGGTATAAACTTATAGAGGCCCATAGGGCAGGTGACATGATAGGGAACAAGAGTACAGAGAAGCTCCACTGAGGTCAATGGGACATGACAGGGAAGGTATGAGCCAAAAGACCCCTTAAGacagggagtggggaggtggggatgaATAAGACTGCTAGCTGACCTTGGCGATAGGCAGAAGCTGTAAGAAGGACATCTCTTAAGCCCCGGGCATCCTGCAGGGTCAGTGGAGCATCCGATTCCTTAGGTGGGGGGCTCCAAGTtttcagaagcagcagcagattCTCAGAGGCCTCACTCTGAGGAAAGAAGAGTGATTAGAGGCTGTAAGCCTATAATCATCTCTTCTTCTATCTCAATCTACCCTAGCTGGATTTTGAAATAAATCAAGGGTCCTCCTGATTCCTGTTCACTCAATTCTAAGAGATAGATAGGTATGAGACAAGgataaaggagggaaaaaaacctgGGGGCACTGACGATCTACTCTAGTGTGCCTCCTCATCCAGTATATGCTCATGAGGACACAAGGCAAGGACCATGTGTGGGTTActgatgagaagactgaggctggGAGATGACTTCAGCAAGGTCAGTAAAAGCCTTAGCCCTATCAGAGATCATTAagctattaaaaaacaacaacaacaacaactcaaggggcgcctgggtggcctggTTAGTTAAgtatccgattcttgattttggctcagggcatgatctcagggtcctgaggtcaagccccacatcaggttttacactcagggagtctgctggagattctctcagtctccctatgcccctccgcccccctcttacctgcacatgcactctctctctcactctctcttaaataaataaattaaaaaaaaaaacaaaaaaaaacactcaagagAATTCCCCCGATGAAGGACCAATCAGAGCAAGGTCACCAAGAGTCCTGGAGAGAACTCAGGTCTTTTGACCACCAACCCAGGAGCCTTTCCAGCACAAAATGCTACTGCAGCTAAGATAGGTGAGAGATGAGAAGAGACCCTTAGATCTAGGTTACTTTTCCCAAATTACCTGCTTGCCATTCAAGGTCTGCAATAGCAAGGTCAGGTCCCCAAGATGGTCAGTGCTTAGCCAGAGGGCAGCCTGCAGGCCAGCCAGATGGTGAAGGACAGGGAGCAGCTCCAGCAGAAGGGAGGAATAATGGAAAACAGAGTCCCACAGCCCCCTAAGCCCACATTCCAGTCTGGGccccagctgctcctgggtctccagcactGTAGAGGAAACACACATAGCTGAGGTTGGGTCCTCATCTccggttttctttttctacaggAGCCCAAAAGTCAAAAAAGTGCTCCTGGTCTGAGGAGCACTTGGAGGATAAAAAAATGGCATCTCTCTCCATAGAGATGACAAATTTTATTGCTCCTCTTGTCCACTTTGCAAGGACTTAAACCCAGTCAGGCTGGCAGACACATGGAAAACAATCTCTGACCCTCACCTCTCTCCAGGCCCTTCTGGATATCCTGTGCCTGGTCCTCCGTGAAACCCTGGGCCAGGGTTGCCCTCAGGGTAATGAAATTGCAGGTAACAGTCAATTCCAAGGGGAGAACAGGAACAGCCGCAGGGAGTCCTGGAGCAACACATGCTGGCCTTATAGACCACTCCCCTCCAGAAAGATTCCCCAAATAAGAACCAAACTCAAAGGGCATCTCACCCCAACCAAAATGGCCTCAATAAAGAAATCACCGTTTGCACACAAAGGGCAGAAAGTCCTTTAGATTGGACCATCCCGGAaaccactggggggggggggggggggggcgtggcaGGGCGTAGAGATTCACCAGTACCAAAAAGAATTCCACTCCAATCCCTTCTGTGACTTAAATAGGATTCCCCTGCCCCCTGAGTAATTTTCTCAGTCCCAGAAATTCAGAAGAGGAACTGGTCTCTGGCTGTGGAGGAAGGTAACAGACAATCCTGAGGAGGATCCTGCTTACCCTGCAGACTATGGAGGAGTCCCCTGAACCCTTCCAGTGCATCCTGAGCCAACTGCTGTCGCCTCACATACAGACGCGAGTCCTGAGCCACCTGACAAATGTGGGATGAGGTTATCATTAGGGATCAATCCTTATTTCTCCCCTTGCAACTGTGGCAAGGTATGTCATTCTCCAGTCTTTCCTGGCTCCTGATGGAGAGGAGTCAAACTCCACCCCTCCCCATCAACTGTGCTAAGTCCGTTGGAAACCCTCTTTCCGGTATTTTGGCGCTCCAAAGTGAGGGTCCCAGCAGCCGTGTTACCTTGGCCTGTCGAACTAGCTGGTCATTCTTTTCCCTCCACAAGTCTAGGCAGCTGGTGTGTGGCCCTGAGGAGCTCAGAGGGGTCTGATGCGATATGGTGGCCGAGGCTGGACCCGGACACCTGGAAGGGTCTGCTGAAGGGTAAGGCCGGTCCCGCCGCGGTTCCCACCCGAGCGGGGAAAGGTCCCTGCGCTTCCGCACCCTCCCGCGACTCTTTTGCTCCCCTGAGGGCCCCCGCAGAGGCGAATCGGCCTTTTCGGGAGAAATGGACTCTCTCGGGGACTCTGTGCCGGCTCCCACCCCCGCCTCCTCCATCTCGCCTCTGGTTGGCCCCGCGGACAAAACTCTCTGCTGCGGTTGGTCGTCCTCAAGGGTTAGTCCTCGCGGGAAACTCGAGGAAGAAACGTGTGGGCTCTCCATCCGAAAAGGGAGCCGACGGCGGACCAGAGGATGGGGGTGCGTCTGAGTGGGGAGGTTGTACTTCTCACGGTTCGGTTTGCCAGTCCCTCGCGCAGGCCGAAACCTTGAGCAATCGATCTCGGTACCGGAAACCGTGTCCCAGCCCTCCGCTCGCAGCCACGCTTCCAGGTCGGCCCAGCTTTGCCCCTCCGCAGGGGGCGGGCCCGCGCAGGGCATCCTGGGAATCGTAGTACGCCCACAGCCGCCCCAGAAATCCCAGCCCCGGCACAAACTCTCCAAGAGGAACGGATCCCTGATGACCCAGGCTATCAACCCATCCTTTCTTTGCTCACCATGGAGCTACCACATTCTACTCAACCCCACGCAGTGTGACTGCTGGCGACACAGCCCTGGGCTTGTGCTTCGCGCACTACCTACCCCTTTCAACAAATGGACCCAGGAGAATTGAACATgcatatgcaaaaacaaaactgtgaccCTTACCACAGATAAAAGCAACTAGAATTCTCATACATAATGGGAATATAAAGTGTTATAGTTaccttggaaaataatttggcaatatCTTAAAAAGTTAATCATAAGCTtacttatgacccagcaattccactctaaGAAATCctctcaagaaaaacaaaaatatatgtctacACCAAGAGTTGT from Canis lupus familiaris isolate Mischka breed German Shepherd chromosome 11, alternate assembly UU_Cfam_GSD_1.0, whole genome shotgun sequence includes these protein-coding regions:
- the FANCG gene encoding Fanconi anemia group G protein; protein product: MPCAGPPPAEGQSWADLEAWLRAEGWDTVSGTEIDCSRFRPARGTGKPNREKYNLPTQTHPHPLVRRRLPFRMESPHVSSSSFPRGLTLEDDQPQQRVLSAGPTRGEMEEAGVGAGTESPRESISPEKADSPLRGPSGEQKSRGRVRKRRDLSPLGWEPRRDRPYPSADPSRCPGPASATISHQTPLSSSGPHTSCLDLWREKNDQLVRQAKVAQDSRLYVRRQQLAQDALEGFRGLLHSLQGLPAAVPVLPLELTVTCNFITLRATLAQGFTEDQAQDIQKGLERVLETQEQLGPRLECGLRGLWDSVFHYSSLLLELLPVLHHLAGLQAALWLSTDHLGDLTLLLQTLNGKQSEASENLLLLLKTWSPPPKESDAPLTLQDARGLRDVLLTASAYRQGLQELITGSLPRALSSLQEAASGLCSRPVLVQVYTALGTCLHKMGNPQRALLYLVAALKEGSTWGLPLLEASRLYRQLGNTAAELESLELLVEALNVTHSSEAPQLLIEVELLLPQPNPGSPLHCGTQSQAKYLLASRCLQVGRAEDAAEHYLDLLALLLSDSEPKFSPPPTHPGPCMPEVFLEAAAALIQAGRAQDALTVCEELLSRTSSLLPKMPQLWEDDKKGTKKSPHCPSWVSATYLLQGQAWVQLGAQKEAISEFSRCLELLFRTTPKDKEQGPASNGEQGCMSDVALPQLRAAALISRGLQWVASGQDTRALQDFLLGVQMCPGNQDASFHLLQTLRKMDRRDEASALWWRLEAQTKLPQENAAWSLPLYLETCLGWICYPDRETLLEEFRTSLPEPCDL